The nucleotide sequence AATCGTTCTCCTTTATGAAAAGGAAGGGGAAAAGAAATTTGAAGATTCTACCGTTACATTGATAAAACCGATGGATATTTCCATAAATATAATTTTGAATAAACTTCATAAAAATTATTCCAGGGCGATTGATATAGGTCAGAAAAAAGGTGAAATTATCGAATTGAATGTCATGTCCAAATCACATATCACTGACAGGAAATTGAAAAACCTTCGTCCTTCCAAATGGCATCTTGCAGCTATTTATAGAAATAATGAACTCGTTATTCCTTCCGGCTCAACAAGAATAAAGGTCGGTGACAGGATAGTTGTGGCCGGTGAGCCTAAAATACTGGAAAATCTTGCCGGTATCTTTTCAAAAGGTATCCCTCAGTTTCCGCTGCAGTATGGTGAAGATATGGCCGTGGCCCTTGATAAAAGGCATTCCTGGGTACTTGAGGAATCGGTTTTTCTTAATGCTGCAATAAGAACCAATAATCTGCGAATTCTGATTAGGGATTCACAAATTTCTGATGAATTGAAAAATAAACTCGATACAGGCAAACTTAGTTATAAGATTGAGGAAGAAAATAAGTCCAAAATCAGATTTGTAGAAAATAAAGAAAATGCTGGAATACACGCTTTGAGTTTTAATAGAAGCAACCTTTTTGACTACATCAGGGCGAGGGAAATATTTAAATCTGCCGAAAAGCCTATTTTTATTTCCAGAAACAGTTCTAAATATGAAAAGGTAATTATCTCACTCAACTGTTTCGATCCGGTATATCCTATGGAGACAGGGGTTGAAGTGGCAAGACTGTTTAATATCGATTTTGAGGTCATCTATGTTACTTTACCAAAAGGGATGAGGGGGGATGCAGAAGAAATCAGGCTTGATGAAAGAAGAAATCTGGTTAAGGATTTCGGAAATCTTTACAGAAAAAAAATACCGTACAAAATAATGGAGGGTAATCCGATTGTGCAGACGCTGGAATATTTAGGAAGCACAAATGGCAAAATTTTATATATTTCAAGCTTTAAAAAAGGGAGTGCAGGCTCCCTTTTAAAACCG is from Flexistipes sinusarabici DSM 4947 and encodes:
- a CDS encoding NAD-binding protein produces the protein MIVFCGVGFFEENLLNEIIKHWEVTVIEKDKNKIDKLQSAGKNITLTEGDATSAVLWKKLDTEGIESVIVTFRDSDLSLEVCWIVRNILKLDVPIIVLLYEKEGEKKFEDSTVTLIKPMDISINIILNKLHKNYSRAIDIGQKKGEIIELNVMSKSHITDRKLKNLRPSKWHLAAIYRNNELVIPSGSTRIKVGDRIVVAGEPKILENLAGIFSKGIPQFPLQYGEDMAVALDKRHSWVLEESVFLNAAIRTNNLRILIRDSQISDELKNKLDTGKLSYKIEEENKSKIRFVENKENAGIHALSFNRSNLFDYIRAREIFKSAEKPIFISRNSSKYEKVIISLNCFDPVYPMETGVEVARLFNIDFEVIYVTLPKGMRGDAEEIRLDERRNLVKDFGNLYRKKIPYKIMEGNPIVQTLEYLGSTNGKILYISSFKKGSAGSLLKPEVGFYTAFRSEFSSIVIPQKVENE